In the genome of Aspergillus flavus chromosome 8, complete sequence, one region contains:
- a CDS encoding delta 6-fatty acid desaturase (unnamed protein product), with protein MVDKCGQSMLMSIMPMGSSPPNRCTATRHGVRRDFVVLKQNPIPSTASDVILSRRQIEALIAEGQSIIIVNQKVLRVDAWIPYHPGGQKVIQHVVGKDATDEFTIFHCEETRQMSERYQIGRIEGRWANFVPPIQGGVFRSEDEEDDESTILVKEQQDSSSTGLEVAAVDSGIHKRGSQPEPREDMATQDEMAFLDTETKEEIKLTLSKYPALDDATQDEIIAKYRLLHKQIHAEGLYTCNYTAYAWEFARCSLLFSIMLFFLHIGWYNTSALFLAWFWSQMVFAAHDAGHIGITQNFTIDSLIGMTIAAPIGGLSLGWWKRSHNVHHIVTNAPEHDPDNQHLPFLAVNHRFLGNIFSTYHERLLAYDKFAKALVPYQAYLYYIILLFGRFNLYVQSWLFLAKGQGPRKGPAKWHRWYEICGNVIFWLWFGYGILYKSIPTPLSRISFVLISHMATMPLHVQFTVSHFAMSTTDLGPNESFAQKMLRTTMDVDCPPWLDWVHGGLQFQAIHHLYPRVPRHNLRRAQALVMEFCRDVGIPYALYGFVGGNRKVLGGLAEVARQAAILEKCRRTVVERGEFVWGL; from the exons ATGGTCGACAAGTGTGGGCAGTCCATGCTTATGTCCATTATGCCAATGGGCTCGAGCCCACCGAACAGATGTACGGCCACGAGGCATGGTGTTCGGAGAGACTTTGTGGTCTTAAAGCAAAATCCGATCCCTTCAACCGCTTCC GACGTGATCCTCTCACGTAGACAGATCGAAGCCCTAATTGCAGAGGGGCAATCGATTATTATCGTGAACCAGAAGGTTCTTCGTGTGGATGCCTGGATTCCGTATCATCCTGGCGGACAGAAGGTTATCCAGCATGTTGTTGGGAAGGATGCGACGGATGAGTTCACTAT ATTCCACTGTGAAGAGACACGACAGATGAGTGAGAGGTACCAAATTGGTCGGATTGAGGGAAGATGGGCGAATTTCGTGCCACCTATTCAAGGAGGAGTTTTTCGGTcggaggacgaagaagatgatgaatcgACTATCTTAGTCAAGGAACAGCAAGATAGTTCCTCGACAGGGCTCGAAGTTGCCGCTGTAGATTCAGGGATCCACAAACGAGGCAGTCAGCCTGAACCAAGGGAGGATATGGCCACTCAAGACGAGATGGCCTTCCTCGACACGGAGACCAAAGAGGAAATCAAACTCACCTTATCCAAGTACCCAGCTCTGGATGATGCAACCCAGGACGAAATCATCGCCAAATACCGACTCCTGCACAAGCAAATTCACGCTGAAGGCCTTTACACATGCAACTACACAGCCTACGCCTGGGAATTCGCCCGCTGCTCCCTCCTGTTCAGTAtcatgcttttcttcctccacatAGGCTGGTACAACACGAGCGCTCTCTTCCTAGCCTGGTTCTGGTCCCAAATGGTATTCGCCGCCCACGACGCCGGGCATATCGGAATCACCCAGAACTTCACGATCGACAGTCTGATTGGGATGACGATCGCCGCACCCATCGGTGGCCTCTCCCTAGGGTGGTGGAAACGCAGCCACAACGTCCACCACATCGTAACCAACGCGCCCGAACACGACCCCGACAATCAACACCTCCCTTTCCTGGCCGTCAACCACCGCTTCCTCGgcaacatcttctccacctACCACGAACGACTCCTGGCATATGACAAGTTCGCCAAAGCCCTCGTCCCCTACCAAGCCTACTTGTACtacatcatcctcctcttcggccGCTTCAACCTCTACGTTCAATCCTGGCTCTTCCTCGCTAAAGGCCAAGGACCCCGCAAGGGTCCGGCAAAATGGCACCGCTGGTACGAGATCTGCGGAAATGTGATCTTCTGGCTCTGGTTCGGCTACGGCATCCTCTACAAATCTATCCCAACACCACTATCCCGCATCTCCTTCGTCTTAATCAGCCATATGGCTACAATGCCCCTCCACGTCCAATTCACCGTCTCCCACTTCGCAATGTCAACAACCGACCTCGGGCCTAACGAATCCTTCGCCCAGAAAATGCTCCGCACAACCATGGACGTCGACTGTCCGCCTTGGCTGGACTGGGTCCACGGCGGACTGCAGTTCCAGGCTATTCACCATTTGTACCCACGCGTGCCGCGACATAACCTGCGCAGGGCGCAGGCGCTGGTTATGGAGTTTTGTCGGGATGTGGGGATTCCATACGCACTTTATGGTTTTGTGGGTGGGAATCGGAAGGTCTTGGGTGGGTTGGCGGAGGTGGCCAGACAGGCGGCTATTTTGGAGAAGTGTCGCAGGACGGTTGTTGAGAGGGGGGAGTTTGTTTGGGGGTTGTAG
- a CDS encoding putative glucose-methanol-choline oxidoreductase, with the protein MDTAYDFVVIGGGTAGLVNASRLSEDPSISVLVLEAGADLTADPRVNIPIFYAALLGSDADWKFQSSPQPGLNGRVLGLNQGKALGGSSSLNAHVFVPPFKGAVDAWEELGNLGWNWSKLKDYFSKVYSSPTVAQDAKENLAIEDWPGLNEAKGPIQTSFGNKTHPIRRAWAELFRSSEQYNAGDPFIHSSVGSFSCLASIDSEGKRSNSASAYYKPAESRQNLHVLTNSFVERVLFDESKPPRAIGVQYNLDGVSKTVQAKSEVILAAGAFQSPKILQLSGVGRAELLEQHGIDIVMDLPGVGQNLQDHMILYTAFQAKPELETKDSLVRQEPEAISQAMQEYAATQSGPLASLGVHTYAYLPLPEPDRSALQTLFTNDAPESSQHRATQAYYDIAKTTVLDPRQPSAAYLSALGQTNYPKDLKDGTIPAASLGKFVTLGVMLSQPLSRGSVHITCNNPEKPPIIDPGYLSNPLDLEVMARHMLRIKELAESPQLGELLEQPLKFRDPDADFQGDLDAARKYARDNLVSMWHFAGTCSMLPREKDGVVDSHLKVYGIEGLRVVDASAIPLISTANLQATVYAFAERAADLIKQEWKSKYIRR; encoded by the exons ATGGATACTGCATATGACTTTGTCGTTATTGGCGGCGGTACAGCTGGCCTGGTGAATGCTTCTCGACTCAGCGAGGACCCCAGCATCTCTGTCCTGGTTCTTGAAGCAGGCGCCGACCTGACAGCAGATCCTCGCGTGAACATTCCCATATTTTATGCTGCACTGCTTGGATCTGATGCTGATTGGAAATTCCAATCTTCCCCTCAG CCGGGCCTCAATGGAAGAGTGCTTGGTCTCAACCAGGGCAAAGCACTTGGAGGATCCAGTTCATTGAATGCACACGTGTTTGTTCCTCCTTTCAAAGGAGCTGTTGACGCATGGGAGGAACTCGGTAACCTTGGATGGAATTGGTCTAAGTTAAAGGACTATTTCTCTAAGGTCTATAGCAGTCCGACTGTAGCACAGGATGCGAAAGAAAATCTGGCAATTGAGGACTGGCCTGGATTGAACGAAGCGAAAGGTCCAATCCAAACATCTTTTGGTAACAAGACACACCCTATTCGCAGGGCATGGGCCGAACTGTTCCGCAGCAGTGAGCAATACAATGCCGGGGATCCGTTCATCCACAGCTCTGTAGGCTCATTCAGTTGTCTTGCTAGTATTGACTCGGAGGGTAAGAGAAGCAACTCTGCCTCGGCCTATTATAAGCCTGCTGAGTCTCGACAAAATCTTCATGTTCTTACGAACTCATTCGTTGAGAGAGTTCTGTTCGATGAAAGCAAGCCTCCCAGAGCTATTGGAGTCCAATACAATCTCGATGGTGTCTCAAAGACTGTCCAGGCAAAGAGTGAAGTTATACTCGCTGCTGGCGCTTTCCAATCTCCTAAAATCCTCCAACTTTCAGGAGTTGGTAGAGCAGAACTTCTTGAACAGCATGGCATCGATATAGTCATGGACCTTCCTGGAGTTGGGCAGAATCTTCAGG ATCATATGATATTGTACACCGCATTCCAAGCAAAGCCTGAACTTGAGACTAAGGACTCTCTGGTCAGACAAGAGCCTGAAGCCATTAGTCAGGCAATGCAGGAATACGCTGCCACGCAATCCGGGCCCCTAGCGTCACTCGGAGTTCACACCTACGCCTATTTGCCTCTTCCTGAACCGGACAGAAGTGCTCTCCAGACATTATTTACGAACGACGCCCCTGAGAGCTCACAGCACAGGGCGACACAAGCCTATTATGACATCGCCAAGACCACTGTTCTTGATCCCAGGCAACCATCAGCTGCGTACCTGTCCGCCTTAGGGCAGACGAATTATCCCAAAGACCTCAAGGACGGGACTATTCCAGCTGCTTCGCTTGGAAAGTTCGTCACGCTCGGAGTAATGCTCTCTCAACCGCTTTCCCGCGGGAGCGTTCATAT TACCTGCAACAACCCTGAAAAGCCACCAATCATTGATCCTGGGTACCTGTCGAATCCTCTCGATCTGGAAGTCATGGCACGGCACATGCTCCGTATCAAGGAATTGGCAGAGTCACCTCAGCTTGGGGAGCTGCTCGAACAGCCACTGAAGTTCCGAGACCCAGATGCAGACTTCCAGGGAGACTTAGATGCTGCCAGGAAGTATGCTCGGGACAATTTAGTCTCCATGTGGCACTTTGCGGGGACCTGTTCCATGCTGCCTCGTGAGAAGGACGGAGTGGTGGATTCTCATTTGAAGGTCTATGGTATCGAAGGCCTGAGGGTTGTGGATGCGAGTGCTATCCCGCTTATAAGCACAGCGAATCTGCAAGCCACTGTGTACGCATTCGCGGAAAGAGCAGCAGACCTCATCAAGCAGGAATGGAAGAGCAAGTACATTAGACGTTAG
- a CDS encoding putative glutathione S-transferase family protein (unnamed protein product), with protein sequence MSQRSNGPYRLIYWPTIPGRGEFIRLALEEAGADYTDTAHEENGVKTVLSLIDQNFVGDQSGLPPFAPPILEHGDLRISQTPNILLYLAPRLGLAPDGDAIYHVNSLALTALDGLSNEPHDTHHPIAVELYYEDQLEESKRRSESYRKNRLPKFLSYFERVLKPQAAQGRPWLYGETLTYADLVLFQGIDGLKFAFPRALSRLEKSGEYSNVFKLYETVKNRPRIKEYLASDRRLEYSQGIYRHYPELDDAE encoded by the exons ATGTCGCAGCGCTCAAATGGCCCGTACCGACTCATCTATTGGCCCACGATACCCGGTCGTGGAGAATTCATCCGATTGGCCTTGGAGGAAGCAGGAGCCGACTATACCGACACAGCACATGAAGAGAATGGGGTGAAAACCGTACTATCACTCATCGATCAGAACTTTGTGGGCGATCAGTCTGGCCTTCCACCGTTCGCGCCGCCCATTCTCGAGCATGGCGATCTGCGCATCAGCCAGACACCCAATATTCTGCTCTACCTGGCCCCGCGGCTCGGTCTGGCGCCGGATGGGGACGCCATCTATCATGTCAACTCGCTCGCTCTCACAGCCCTAGATGGACTGAGTAATGAGCCCCATGACACTCATCATCCCATTGCCGTGGAACTCTACTATGAGGATCAGCTGGAGGAGAGCAAGCGGAGATCGGAGTCCTACCGGAAGAACCGTCTGCCGAAGTTCCTATCTTACTTCGAGCGGGTGCTGAAGCCCCAGGCGGCGCAGGGTCGTCCGTGGCTGTATGGCGAAACGTTGACATATGCGgatcttgttcttttccag GGTATCGATGGTCTCAAGTTTGCGTTTCCTCGAGCGCTTAGCAGACTGGAAAAGTCGGGTGAATATTCGAATGTGTTCAAGCTCTACGAAACTGTAAAGAACCGGCCTCGCATCAAGGAGTATCTTGCCAGTGACAGGAGACTGGAATACTCACAGGGTATCTACCGACACTATCCGGAACTGGATGATGCTGAGTAG
- a CDS encoding glycoside hydrolase superfamily, translated as MSPHAVHTVPSGENNWWKEATVYQVYPASFKDSNGDGWGDIPGLISKVPYLHSLGVDVVWLSPMYDSPMHDMGYDVSDYENVLPAYGTVEDVERLIDACHERGMKLILDLVINHTSDQHKWFQESRSSKDNDKRDWYFWRPPRYDEQGNRLPPTNYRGYFAGSTWTWDEHTQEYYLHLYAKEQPDLNWDNEATRKAIYDSAVRFWLDKGVDGFRVDTVNKYSKHTDFPDAPVTDPKSYIQPAIQMWCNGPRIHEFLREMYDDALQPYGDVVTIGELANTPDPEHVLKYVGASAKQLSMVFHLDIGHIGMGKSLEDKYIFNPWQLTEMKSIVTKWQSFIEGTDGWTTAFCENHDNGRSVSRFASDAPEHRERSAKMLALMMMAMTGTLFLYQGQEIGMINAPRDWSVEEYKDIEGRGYYQEAERQVAAGVDPTRKDRIMDGLRILARDHARLPMQWDDSSHAGFTTGTPWMRAHDLYPEINVQKQADDPESVLSFWRSVLRLRKEYRELFIHGAFEVVDFDNQQTFCFFKSRDEKKALVALNFTAENQPFTQATTTEGMKLLVSNYAELLPETLRPFEGRIYISQ; from the exons ATGTCGCCCCATGCCGTACATACAGTCCCTTCTGGGGAAAATAACTGGTGGAAGGAAGCCACCGTATACCAG GTCTACCCCGCCTCATTTAAAGATTCCAATGGAGACGGTTGGGGGGATATCCCCGGACTAATTTCCAAGGTCCCTTACCTGCACTCACTGGGCGTGGATGTTGTCTGGCTATCCCCCATGTATGATTCTCCTATGCATGACATGGGCTATGATGTGTCCGATTATGAAAATGTATTGCCAGCTTATGGTACTGTCGAAGACGTTGAGAGACTTATAGACGCCTGTCATGAGCGGGGCATGAAATTGATCCTGGACCTGGTCATCAACCACACTAGCGATCAGCATAAATGGTTTCAAGAGAGTCGCAGCAGCAAAGATAACGACAAGAGAGATTGGTACTTCTGGCGCCCGCCTCGGTATGATGAACAGGGCAATAGATTGCCCCCCACTAACTATCGCGGATATTTCGCCGGTAGCACTT GGACATGGGACGAACATACCCAGGAGTATTACCTCCATCTATACGCCAAAGAGCAACCTGATCTCAACTGGGACAACGAGGCTACACGAAAGGCAATTTATGACAGTGCAGTCCGCTTCTGGTTGGACAAGGGGGTTGATGGATTCCGCGTCGATACCGTCAACAAGTACAGCAAGCACACGGACTTTCCAGATGCGCCGGTTACTGATCCCAAAAGCTATATCCAGCCGGCAATCCAGATGTGGTGCAACGGACCTCGTATCCATGAATTCCTGCGAGAGATGTATGACGATGCTTTGCAGCCTTACGGGGACGTGGTAACCATCGGTGAACTGGCTAATACACCTGACCCAGAACATGTTTTGAAGTATGTCGGTGCGTCCGCTAAACAGCTCAGCATGGTGTTTCATCTGGATATTGGCCACATTGGTATGGGCAAAAGCTTGGAGGACAAGTATATTTTCAACCCGTGGCAGCTGACGGAGATGAAATCCATCGTGACCAAGTGGCAGTCCTTCATTGAGGGTACCGACGGGTGGACGACGGCGTTTTGCGAAAATCACGATAATGGTCGCTCAGTGTCTCGATTTGCGTCAGATGCCCCTGAGCACCGCGAGCGATCGGCCAAAATGCTAgctctgatgatgatggccatgACGGGAACATTATTTCTTTACCAGGGCCAGGAGATCGGCATGATCAACGCCCCACGCGACTGGTCAGTCGAGGAGTACAAGGATATTGAGGGTCGCGGATACTACCAAGAAGCAGAGCGACAAGTCGCCGCAGGTGTCGATCCGACACGTAAAGATCGCATTATGGACGGACTGCGGATTCTGGCACGCGATCATGCCAGGCTGCCGATGCAGTGGGACGACTCATCGCATGCCGGCTTTACGACGGGCACGCCATGGATGCGCGCCCATGATTTGTACCCCGAAATCAATGTGCAGAAGCAGGCGGACGATCCGGAAAGTGTGCTATCCTTCTGGAGGTCCGTTCTACGGCTGCGTAAGGAGTACCGAGAATTGTTCATTCATGGGGCCTTTGAGGTTGTGGATTTTGATAATCAGCAGACTTTCTGCTTTTTCAAGTCAagggatgagaagaaagcaCTGGTGGCATTGAACTTCACTGCAGAAAACCAGCCATTTACACAGGCCACGACGACAGAAGGAATGAAGCTGCTGGTCAGCAACTATGCGGAGCTATTGCCTGAAACATTACGACCATTTGAGGGTAGAATTTATATCTCACAGTGA
- a CDS encoding putative urea hydro-lyase/cyanamide hydratase (unnamed protein product) — translation MSSNPEIEYGFTPVISSARALLSAAKPSTPAPFISVADNPIPKTALAQRIDLYARSQLPEPTYNHSLRVYHYGLAIKRHVFPSWSFTDETYFLCCLLHDIGSTEENLNKTKLSFEFYGGFLALDVLQHGTGPFGNAVAPRDQAESVAEAIIRHQDLCEEGKITAVGQLLQLATIFDNTGAYADLVHPSTIDEVSRRYPRKQWSTCFAATIRRENELKPWAHTTTLGEEAFPSKVLGNSLMEPYEQSDNLEPYIY, via the exons ATGTCCTCAAATCCAGAAATTGAATATGGTTTTACTCCGGTAATCTCTTCCGCAAGAGCCCTCCTGTCTGCGGCGAAGCCATCCACTCCAGCGCCTTTCATTTCTGTAGCCGATAATCCCATCCCCAAAACTGCCTTGGCGCAGCGCATCGATCTCTATGCGCGCAGCCAACTGCCTGAGCCCACATACAATCATTCTCTGCGGGTCTATCACTACGGCCTCGCGATTAAGCGGCATGTGTTCCCTTCCTGGTCTTTCACGGATGAGACCTACTTTCTCTGCTGCTTGCTACATGACATCGGGTCCACAGAAGAGAATCTGAACAAGACGAAATTAAGTTTTGAGTTCTATGGGGGCTTTCTAGCGCTAGACGTCCTTCAGCATGGTACTGGGCCATTCGGAAACGCAGTTGCCCCTCGTGACCAGGCGGAGAGTGTCGCTGAAGCCATTATCCGGCACCAGGATCTGTGTGAAGAAGGCAAGATTACTGCAGTAGGTCAATTGCTGCAACTGGCCACTATATTTG ATAACACTGGTGCTTACGCCGACCTCGTCCATCCGTCGACCATTGACGAGGTGTCACGGCGTTACCCGCGTAAGCAATGGAGCACTTGTTTTGCTGCAACTATTCGCCGGGAGAATGAGCTTAAGCCGTGGGCGCATACCACAACTTTGGGGGAGGAAGCCTTCCCGTCGAAGGTTCTCGGTAACTCCCTGATGGAACCATACGAGCAATCCGACAATCTGGAAccgtatatatattag
- a CDS encoding putative FKBP-type peptidyl-prolyl isomerase (FK506-binding protein 1B), whose amino-acid sequence MGVTKTLIAAGDGVNFPKKNETVAMHYRGYLYDPSQPDNKGKQFDNSYDRGQPLKVAIGTGRVIKGWDEGVPQMSLGEKALLTITPDYGYGAQGFPNLIPANSTLLFEVQLVAINNKEMPKP is encoded by the exons ATGGGTGTCACTAAGACGCTTATCGCAGCCGGTGACGGTGTCAACTTccccaagaagaatgaaacTGTCGCCATGCACTATAGGGGATATCTGTACGACCCTAGCCAGCCTGATAACAAGGGAAAACA GTTTGATAACTCCTATGACCGGGGTCAGCCCTTGAAGGTGGCTATTGGCACAGGACGTGTTATTAAAG GTTGGGATGAGGGGGTCCCTCAGATGAGCCTGGGAGAGAAGGCCCTGTTGACCATCACTCC AGACTACGGTTATGGAGCACA GGGGTTCCCCAATTTGATCCCCGCCAACTCTACCCTCCTCTT CGAGGTCCAGCTCGTGGCTATCAACAACAAGGAGATGCCAAAGCCCTAA
- a CDS encoding putative MFS maltose permease: protein MTTPDAIEANDGAQRKSSLVQGKRAAQQEQSMTLWQAIHLYPKAVGWSVLLSSTLIMEGYDLALLSSMYASPAFNQKFGRQASDGKWTVPASWQSALSNGARVGEVIGLLINGLVSERLGYRWTMVSALTAMIGVIFLFFFAVNVQMLLAAEILAGIPWGVFQTLPAAYASEVCPVVLRPYLTTFINMCWVFGQFVAVGVNRGSIQRDDQWAWRIPFAVQWAWPLPILIGCLFAPESPWWHVRRGNLSGAKRALLRLTSSDPAFDPDATIAMIQHTNELEMSATKGTRYRDCFQGVNLRRTEVVCGVWLVQTLCGQNLMGYFAYFCVQAGLPTVRSFDLSLVQYALGVIGTLGSWYLMTIAGRRTLHLAGLTSLFTLLIITGSLSFAPDSNSGAKWAIGVMLIIFTFCYDFTIGPVTYCLVSELSSTRLKAKTIVLARAGYNISNIVVNVLTNYQLNDTAWDWSSRSAYFWAGTCLVCLVWSFFRMPEPKGRTYEELDVLFEQRVSARKFADTVVDPYADAVEVRVDSAKE, encoded by the coding sequence ATGACTACCCCAGACGCCATTGAAGCCAACGATGGTGCCCAGCGAAAGTCCTCGCTGGTGCAAGGCAAACGTGCCGCTCAGCAAGAGCAGTCTATGACCCTATGGCAGGCGATTCATTTGTATCCCAAGGCCGTTGGGTGGTCGGTTCTACTTTCCTCGACCCTCATCATGGAAGGCTACGATCTAGCCCTACTGAGCTCCATGTATGCCTCACCGGCATTCAATCAGAAGTTCGGGAGGCAAGCCAGTGACGGTAAATGGACCGTCCCAGCGTCCTGGCAGTCGGCTCTATCCAACGGAGCCCGAGTTGGCGAGGTAATTGGTCTTTTGATCAATGGTCTCGTCTCAGAACGACTCGGCTACCGCTGGACCATGGTCTCTGCATTAACAGCCATGATCGGTGTgatctttctgttcttcttcgctgTCAACGTCCAAATGTTACTCGCAGCAGAGATCCTCGCCGGTATTCCATGGGGTGTGTTCCAGACTCTACCCGCAGCGTATGCGTCGGAGGTCTGTCCCGTGGTGCTGCGACCATACCTAACCACCTTCATCAATATGTGCTGGGTCTTCGGCCAGTTCGTCGCCGTCGGTGTAAACCGTGGCTCAATCCAAAGAGACGACCAATGGGCCTGGCGTATCCCATTTGCAGTACAATGGGCATGGCCGCTCCCTATTCTAATAGGCTGCCTCTTCGCCCCAGAATCACCCTGGTGGCACGTCCGTCGCGGAAATCTATCCGGTGCCAAACGTGCTCTGCTCCGACTAACCTCCAGCGACCCAGCCTTTGACCCCGATGCCACAATTGCCATGATTCAGCACACAAATGAACTCGAGATGTCTGCGACAAAGGGAACGCGATACAGAGATTGTTTCCAGGGCGTCAACCTACGGCGAACAGAAGTCGTTTGCGGTGTCTGGCTAGTCCAAACCCTCTGCGGCCAAAACCTCATGGGCTACTTCGCCTACTTCTGCGTACAAGCCGGCCTCCCCACCGTCCGCTCCTTCGACCTCTCCCTAGTCCAATACGCCCTCGGCGTCATAGGAACCCTAGGCTCCTGGTACCTAATGACGATAGCAGGCCGTCGAACCCTCCACCTCGCAGGCTTAACTAGTCTCTTTACCCTTCTTATAATAACAGGGAGTCTTTCCTTTGCACCAGACTCCAACAGCGGCGCAAAATGGGCCATCGGCGTCATGCTTATCATATTCACTTTCTGCTACGACTTCACTATTGGGCCCGTAACATACTGTCTCGTCTCGGAATTGTCATCAACAAGGCTCAAGGCCAAGACAATCGTCCTAGCAAGAGCAGGTTACAATATCAGCAACATCGTTGTCAACGTCTTGACAAACTATCAACTGAATGACACGGCCTGGGACTGGAGCTCAAGGAGTGCGTATTTCTGGGCCGGAACTTGTTTAGTCTGTCTGGTCTGGTCGTTCTTTAGAATGCCTGAACCTAAGGGCCGAACGTATGAGGAGCTAGATGTGCTTTTTGAGCAGAGGGTTTCTGCACGCAAATTTGCGGATACGGTTGTGGACCCTTATGCAGATGCTGTTGAGGTTAGGGTTGATTCTGCTAAGGAGTAG
- a CDS encoding cytochrome P450, with product MIDAASVVILIIGLIVARLVTNRFRLSGIPGPSLAAYTRLWKLYNAWKGDHHHTEIALHRKYGSLVRIGPRHISVSDPKAIPIIYGVNKGFTKTAFYPIQSISWDKKPQMNLFSTRDELFHRDRKRPIASAYSMTSILEMEPAVDSCTELFLSQIRKMVEEKAPIDLGMWLQYYAFDVVGELSFAQKLGFLEKGEDVDNMIEAIRGMLTYAMICGQIPEAHKVLLGNPLFPILLPQMETWNQVVVFTLKAINRRASLQRDGDLGKDEIDEAIGGKDMMSRWLAIHNADPTRLSTRDLMVHLSANVFAGSDTTAIALRSILYHLICHPDKMAKVRAEIDTADQEGKLSNPISYQESNTHLPYFGAVMKEAMRLHPSVGGNLERHVPPQGVTICGHYIPGGTNVGINPWVVHRDPIVFPQPDSFIPERWLDSTPEQLKEMEKAFLNFGAGSRSCIGKAISLMEMRKILPQLLREFDIHLHQNKSWKTRNVWFVQQEEFICDLTPRVRS from the exons ATGATTGACGCCGCGAGTGTTGTTATCCTGATTATCGGCTTGATTGTCGCTCGTCTTGTTACGAATAGGTTCCGTCTGTCTGGAATTCCTGGCCCCTCGCTGGCAGCCTACACTCGACTGTGGAAGCTGTACAATGCGTGGAAGGGCGACCACCATCACACGGAGATTGCCCTTCACCGGAAATATGGCTCTTTGGTACGCATCGGGCCTAGACATATCTCAGTGAGCGATCCTAAGGCCATCCCCATAATCTATGGCGTCAATAAAGGCTTTACCAAG ACGGCTTTTTACCCAATTCAATCCATATCATGGGATAAGAAGCCTCAAATGAACCTCTTCTCCACGCGAGATGAGCTTTTCCATCGTGATCGGAAGCGCCCCATCGCCAGCGCGTACAGCATGACCTCTATCCTCGAAATGGAGCCTGCCGTCGACTCATGCACCGAGCTTTTTCTGTCTCAGATCCGCAAGAtggtggaagaaaaggcGCCAATTGACCTCGGAATGTGGCTGCAATACTACGCGTTCGACGTTGTGGGCGAACTGTCTTTTGCCCAGAAGTTAGGGTTCTTAGAGAAAGGCGAGGATGTAGACAACATGATTGAGGCAATCCGGGGAATGCTTACATATGCCATGATATGCGGCCAGATCCCGGAGGCTCACAAAGTTCTTCTCGGGAACCCTCTCTTCCCCATTTTGCTCCCTCAAATGGAGACATGGAACCAGGTGGTCGTATTCACCCTGAAGGCAATAAATCGGCGCGCCTCCTTGCAGCGCGATGGAGATCTAGGAAAGGACGAGATAGACGAAGCCATTGGCGGGAAGGATATGATGTCTCGGTGGCTGGCAATCCATAACGCTGACCCGACCCGGCTATCGACAAGAGACCTTATGGTCCACCTATCGGCAAATGTCTTCGCCGGATCCGATACAACTGCAATCGCTCTTCGCTCAATTCTCTATCATCTCATCTGCCATCCGGACAAAATGGCAAAGGTGCGAGCAGAGATCGACACAGCAGACCAAGAGGGGAAACTCAGTAATCCGATCTCCTACCAGGAATCAAACACCCATCTTCCGTACTTCGGTGCAGTCATGAAAGAGGCGATGCGGTTGCATCCATCTGTTGGAGGGAACCTCGAGCGTCATGTACCGCCACAAGGCGTCACTATTTGCGGTCATTATATCCCAGGCGGTACAAATGTTGGTATCAACCCCTGGGTTGTTCACCGAGATCCGATTGTCTTTCCTCAGCCGGACTCCTTCATCCCCGAGCGATGGCTGGACAGCACTCCAGAGCAGctgaaggaaatggagaaagCCTTTTTGAACTTCGGTGCAGGCTCGCGATCGTGTATCGGAAAGGCAATCTCCCTGATGGAGATGCGGAAGATTCTCCCTCAGCTACTGCGCGAGTTCGATATCCACTTGCATCAGAACAAGTCATGGAAGACGAGAAATGTATGGTTTGTGCAGCAGGAGGAGTTCATATGCGACTTGACACCAAGGGTGCGTTCGTGA